From the Pirellulales bacterium genome, the window GGGCCAGCAAGCAGGCCGAGCGCATCGACCACGTGCTGTTGAACCCCAACGGCACCGGGACCACGATCCAGCGACAGACCATCCAGCGGGCGTGGAAAGAGCATGAGGGCAAGCGGATGGACTACGCCGACCACTACGGCGTGATCGCGGAAGTGCTGCTGAAAAAATAGGCTAGGGACCAAACTGGCCGGCAACTTGCGACGGTACAATGGAATAGCCAGCCACGCACTAGCACGGTCCGGGTGAATCGAATCGTGAGGTCAATCCATGACTTACCGCGGACATATCCAAAACGGCGTTGTCGTTTTCGACGGCGGCGCCCCGCTTCCGGACGGAACGATTGTGAACGTTGAGCCCGTTTCGGCGAATCAGACATCCGCGAAACGCGAGGGCTCCTCGCTCGTCGAACGACTAAAGGGCGTCGTTGGCAGCATTGATGACCTGCCTGCAGATTTCGCTGCACAGCACGATCATTATATTCATGGTGTACCGCGCCGATGAACCGCGTGTTCGCCGACACTTTTTATTTCCTCGCAATCATTAACCGGCGCGATGCTTGTCATGGCCGCGCGGTCCAGGCGGGCTCACAGCCGAATCTGCAGATTGTGACAACAGCGTGGGTGCTCACCGAGGTCGTCGACGCCCTATCCCAGCCCCCGCGACGGCAGGTAGCAATTGACCTCGTGCGCGGGCTACAAAGCGACTCGATGGTGACGATTGTCGACGCGTCGCCCGAGCTGTTTCGCCGTGCGATCGAACTTTTCGAAGCACGCGAAGATAAAAGCTGGACCCTGACGGATTGTACGTCCTTCGTCGTGATGACCGAATTCGGTCTCACCGACTCCCTCACCGGTGACCATCATTTCGCGCAAGACGGTTTTCGGCCGCTATTGGCCGTCGAATAGCATTCCGCTCGACCGTATGCCTCCCGCCTGTCGGCTGGCATCGCGCCGCGCGGTGGGTTATCGTCAAAGTCTGCCGGCCGCGTTCTGGTTGCCGGCCTCTTGGACCCGACTCTTTCCATCCGCGATTGGCATCATGAAGAACCTGTTGCGAAGCGGTCTGCTCCTCGCTCTGTCGATTTTCCTCCTCAATGACCACGGCCCGGCTCGGGCTGCCCCGCGGTTGGCACCCTTTCCCGGCCTGCGCGAGCCGGCGCTGACGACGCACGCCATCACGGGCGCGAAAATCGTCGTCTCGCCCGAGCGCACGATCGATAGCGGCACAATCGTCTTTCGCGACGGTGTGATCGTGGCGGTGGGGGACAAGATCACGCCGCCGGCCGACGCCCAGGTACACGACGGCCGTGGCAAGACGATCTATGCAGGCTTCATCGACGCCTACAGCGAGTTGCCGGCCGATGCTTCGCGCGCCGTAGCGAACGACAAATCGGGCGCCGGCTATTGGAATCAGAACATCGTACCGCAGGTCTCCGCGGGCTCGATCTATGCCGCTGACGCTGATGCCAATCGCAAGTATCGTTCTCAAGGCGTGGCCGTGCGGCTGGTCGCTCCTTCGGCTGGCATCGTCAAAGGCACAAGCGCGCTAGTAACCACGGCCGACGAGGGCGGCCGCGAGACGATCTTGAAAGAGCAGGTCGCGCTGCACGCCAAGCTCACGACAGCGCGTGGCGGCGGCGCCTACCCGAACTCGCCGATGGGAGCCTACGCGCTTGCGCGCCAGGCGTTTTACGACGCGGGCTGGTATGGCCAGGCCTGGGATGCTTACGCGGCCAACAAAGACCTGCCGCGCCCCGAACGCAGCGATGCGCTGGCCGCGCTGCGCGGCTACTTGGGGGGCAAGCATCCGGTGGTGATCGATGCCGGGGACGAAATCTACTTTCTCCGCGCCGATCGGATCGGAAAGGAATTCGGCCTCGACGTGATTGTGCGCGGGTCGGGAGATGAGTACCGCCGGCTAGGAGATATTGTCGCCACGAAGCGCTCGGTGATCGTGCCGCTCGATTTCCCCAAGGCGCCGAATGTCGCCACGCCCGAGGCGGCGGCGAACGTCTCGCTCGAGCGGTTGATGCAATGGGACATGGCGCCTGAGAATCCGGCGCGGCTGGCCGAAGCCGGCGTGAAATTCGCCTTCACGACGCGTGGGCTCAAGGATGCCGGCGCGCTTTTGGGCGCGGTCCGCAAAGCCGTAGAGCGCGGACTGAAGCCCGACGCGGCGCTACGGGCCCTGACGACAGCGCCGGCTGAAATGTTTGGCGTGGTTGACCGGCTCGGCACGCTCGAGCCCGGCAAGGCAGCCAACATCGTCGTGGCCTCGGGCGACTTGCTACAGGCGAAGAGCAAGGTGCTGGAAACCTGGATCGATGGTCGCCGCTACGAAGTCGAAGCCGCACCAGCGGTCGACATCCGCGGCACCTGGAACGTCGAGGTCACCAAACCTGACGGCGCGAAGGAGACGTTCTCGCTGGAAATCAAGGGATCGCCCACCAAACTCTCCGGCAAGATCAAGCGTGGCGACAAATCGACGGCGCTTGTGAATCCGGCCCTAGCTGGTTGGCAGTTCACGGCGTCGTTCAAAGGAGAGCCGCTGGGCCTGGAAGGTGTGCTGCAACTCTCGGCCACCATCGCACAAGCCGCCGCCGCGACGGCAGACGCAGCCCCGGAGCTTAGCTGGCTGGGTTCGATTGTCTGGCCCGCCGGTGAAAAGACACAGACCGAGGCCAAGCGCGAAAAACCCGCTGCGCCCTCGGAAAGCGATGAATCGGCAGAAGCGAAAGACGACAAAGCCGACAAGAAGGCCGGCGATAAGTCGGCCAATGAATCTGAGAAACCCGACGCCGAAAAAGCCGACGCGGGCCAATCCGACAGTGACAAAGAATCGACAGAGAAAAAGGACGCCGACAAGTCCGACGCCGACGACAAAGACGGCGACAAAAAAGACACTAAGGAAAAAGACGCTGAGAAAAAAGAAAAATCCGACAAGCCGAAGAAGCCTGTGCGGGCACTGGCTGAGGTGAACTACCCGCTCGGCGAGTTCGGTCGCAAGGCGCCGCCCGAGCAACCGGCGCTTGTGCTGTTCCGCAATGCCACCGTCTGGACCAGCGGTCCGCAGGGACGTCTCGATAACGCCGACGTCCTGGTCGAAAAAGGGAAGATCAAAGCGGTCGGGGTCGGACTGGCCGCGCCCGATGGCGCCATGATCGTTAACGCCACCGGCAAGCACATCTCGCCGGGCATCATCGATTGCCATTCGCACATCGCCACCGACGGCGGCGTGAACGAGTCGGGCCAGACGATTACGGCCGAAGTGCGCGTCGGCGATTTCGTCGACCCCAACGACATCAACATCTATCGCCAGTTGGCCGGCGGAGTGACTAGCTCGAACATCCTGCACGGATCGGCCAACACGATCGGTGGGCAAAACCAGGTACTCAAGTTCCGCTGGGGCGCGGGGCCTGAAGAAATGAAATTCGCCGCGGCCCCGCAGGGGATCAAGTTCGCGCTCGGTGAGAACGTCAAGCAAAGCAATTGGGGCGAGCGCGCCAACAATCGCTACCCGCAATCGCGCATGGGGGTCGAGCAGTTGGTGCGCGACGCGTTTCGCGCCGCCCAGCAATATCGGCAAGCGCACGACGAGTGGAATCGCACCAAGACGGGCCTGCCGCCGCGCACGGATCTGGAATTGCAGGCCTTGTCCGAGGTGGTCGAGGGCAAGCGCCTGATCCATTGCCATTCGTACCGGCAGGACGAAATCCTGGCCCTGTTGCGGACCTGCGAAGCGTTCGGCGTGCAGATCGCGACGCTCCAGCACATTCTCGAAGGCTACAAGCTGGCCGACGTGATGGCCAGGCACGGCGTCGGGGGATCCAGCTTTTCGGATTGGTGGGCCTTCAAGTTCGAAGTCTTCGACGCGATTCCGTACAACGGTGCACTGATGCACAACGCCGGGGTCGTCGTGTCGTTCAATTCGGACGACGCCGAGTTGGCGCGGCGACTGAATCTCGAGGCTGCCAAGGCCGTGAAATACGGCGGCGTGTCGCCCGAGGAGGCGCTCAAGTTCGTCACGCTGAACCCGGCGAAGCAGTTGCGTATCGACCGCTGGGTGGGCTCGCTCGAGCCGGGCAAGGATGCCGACCTGGTCGTGTGGAGTGCTTCTCCCCTTTCGACCTACGGGCGGTGCGAACAAACGTGGATCGACGGTCGGCGATACTTCGATCGCCAGGAGGACCAGCAAGCCCGCGATGAC encodes:
- a CDS encoding PIN domain-containing protein, producing the protein MNRVFADTFYFLAIINRRDACHGRAVQAGSQPNLQIVTTAWVLTEVVDALSQPPRRQVAIDLVRGLQSDSMVTIVDASPELFRRAIELFEAREDKSWTLTDCTSFVVMTEFGLTDSLTGDHHFAQDGFRPLLAVE
- a CDS encoding amidohydrolase family protein, which translates into the protein MKNLLRSGLLLALSIFLLNDHGPARAAPRLAPFPGLREPALTTHAITGAKIVVSPERTIDSGTIVFRDGVIVAVGDKITPPADAQVHDGRGKTIYAGFIDAYSELPADASRAVANDKSGAGYWNQNIVPQVSAGSIYAADADANRKYRSQGVAVRLVAPSAGIVKGTSALVTTADEGGRETILKEQVALHAKLTTARGGGAYPNSPMGAYALARQAFYDAGWYGQAWDAYAANKDLPRPERSDALAALRGYLGGKHPVVIDAGDEIYFLRADRIGKEFGLDVIVRGSGDEYRRLGDIVATKRSVIVPLDFPKAPNVATPEAAANVSLERLMQWDMAPENPARLAEAGVKFAFTTRGLKDAGALLGAVRKAVERGLKPDAALRALTTAPAEMFGVVDRLGTLEPGKAANIVVASGDLLQAKSKVLETWIDGRRYEVEAAPAVDIRGTWNVEVTKPDGAKETFSLEIKGSPTKLSGKIKRGDKSTALVNPALAGWQFTASFKGEPLGLEGVLQLSATIAQAAAATADAAPELSWLGSIVWPAGEKTQTEAKREKPAAPSESDESAEAKDDKADKKAGDKSANESEKPDAEKADAGQSDSDKESTEKKDADKSDADDKDGDKKDTKEKDAEKKEKSDKPKKPVRALAEVNYPLGEFGRKAPPEQPALVLFRNATVWTSGPQGRLDNADVLVEKGKIKAVGVGLAAPDGAMIVNATGKHISPGIIDCHSHIATDGGVNESGQTITAEVRVGDFVDPNDINIYRQLAGGVTSSNILHGSANTIGGQNQVLKFRWGAGPEEMKFAAAPQGIKFALGENVKQSNWGERANNRYPQSRMGVEQLVRDAFRAAQQYRQAHDEWNRTKTGLPPRTDLELQALSEVVEGKRLIHCHSYRQDEILALLRTCEAFGVQIATLQHILEGYKLADVMARHGVGGSSFSDWWAFKFEVFDAIPYNGALMHNAGVVVSFNSDDAELARRLNLEAAKAVKYGGVSPEEALKFVTLNPAKQLRIDRWVGSLEPGKDADLVVWSASPLSTYGRCEQTWIDGRRYFDRQEDQQARDDAAKLRAALVQRVLSSGESTAGPDDEKKRESELWPREDLFCHHGEDEHGH